From a region of the Lactuca sativa cultivar Salinas chromosome 4, Lsat_Salinas_v11, whole genome shotgun sequence genome:
- the LOC111902116 gene encoding uncharacterized protein LOC111902116: MPGDESSGSKTSTNQKPYGVVNIKTHVHIILDFNELNYDGWRRLFETHCRGYWALGFLDGTSLPKSDKDEEWYTLDSIVKSWIYVTLTQPLFTSIVKKNSTAHSIWQSLEDLFRENKDTRAIELENEL, encoded by the coding sequence ATGCCTGGTGATGAATCCTCAGGTTCCAAAACCTCTACCAATCAGAAGCCATATGGTGTTGTTAACATCAAAACTCATGTTCATATTATTCTCGACTTCAATGAATTAAACTATGATGGCTGGCGTAGATTGTTTGAAACTCACTGTAGGGGATATTGGGCGCTTGGATTTCTCGACGGGACTTCACTTCCAAAGTCTGATAAGGATGAAGAATGGTATACCCTTGACTCCATTGTCAAGTCATGGATCTATGTCACTCTCACTCAGCCTCTCTTCACATCCATAGTCAAGAAAAACTCTACCGCTCATTCCATATGGCAAAGCCTTGAAGACTTGTTTCGTGAAAATAAAGATACCCGGGCCATTGAACTTGAAAATGAACTATGA